The following coding sequences lie in one Glycine max cultivar Williams 82 chromosome 19, Glycine_max_v4.0, whole genome shotgun sequence genomic window:
- the LOC102666987 gene encoding uncharacterized protein, with translation MDGSAIGNPGPSGFRGLIRNNIGDWIIGFVGHYGYATNLFAELTTIHQGLQLIWRFGHHDVVCESDCKTTLHLICDANTGYHPYTTIINKIKDYRSKPRRLHFCHILREGNKCVGALAMIELSHEDNFVQWDTPPH, from the coding sequence ATGGATGGTAGCGCAATAGGGAACCCGGGACCTTCTGGATTTAGAGGGCTTATTAGGAACAACATTGGAGATTGGATCATAGGTTTTGTTGGTCACTATGGATATGCTACGAACCTCTTCGCCGAGCTCACGACCATTCATCAAGGATTACAATTGATATGGAGATTTGGACACCATGATGTTGTTTGCGAATCAGATTGCAAGACAACTCTTCATCTGATTTGTGATGCAAATACTGGGTATCATCCTTATACTACTATTATTAACAAGATCAAGGACTACAGGTCTAAACCACGAAGACTTCACTTTTGCCACATTTTGCGGGAAGGTAACAAATGCGTTGGTGCATTAGCTATGATAGAATTATCTCATGAAGATAACTTTGTTCAATGGGATACTCCCCCTCACTAG